The Podospora bellae-mahoneyi strain CBS 112042 chromosome 7, whole genome shotgun sequence genomic sequence ACGGTACGAGACAACTGTGccgccaacaccatctcTCCTTCAAAGCCTCGATGAGATTTCCTTAAAGTCGCCTCCGCGACATCCCGCTCTCCCGCTGCGAGCTGCCATCTGCCGTTCGTGTTTGCTGCCCTTGTCTTCCTTTGGGGAGAAATGTACCTCGACGGGATTTCTGTGCGACTGCCGCCGTCGAAAGCCTGTCTGTGAGAATTATCTAGTCTGTGCTCGCCAAGGCTGTACCGCACAGACAAGCGGGGGATAAACGACAGGACTCGGACCTCGATCATAAAATCGACTTTTGACAGGCTCTTTTGGCGTTGATAGTGGAAGCCGACGGGGCTGTCTGTCCCAAATCCATAGGCCACCGTTGGTCGAAGTTGTACTCCGTACACAAGATGTTTCTCCTCTTGTCCAACACCTTGACCAATCAACAGCCTTGCCGAATATGGCGGTTGGCTCTCCTGAGACAAACACCACAAACTCGGAGgattgggcggtggtgagaaaGACTGTGAACTGTCCATACGAAGCTGGTGAAAAAAGCCTCAACCTCGCTGTGGCGAcgtttttcttctcttcttgttctcgtcTATCGTTTGGTCTTGGATGAGCTGCATGCGATAGCCGTGTTTCATCTATGTGCCGGCCGCATGAGACGGTGCTAACCCCGGAATCCTAGGATCGTCTGTTCCGGCCTTCTCGGCTGCCCCAACATCCTGATGACCCGATCCGACCCGGTCCAGGGGACACTGTcgaggagggaaaagaaaacacaACAGCGTCACATGGGGGTGgttcaccaacacccccttgaACAGCTGTTTTCTTCCTGCCTCATACGAACGACGTCTGAAAAACCGAACACTATAAACCCTTCCAATAAACCGTTCAGCTTGTCCCACACAGAGAGACTCGCCGAGATGCAGACACGAGTAGGTCACAGCAGGCCCTCGCTCGTCAGGAGATCATGCTGCTATCCGAGCCTCTCGGCAACGAAGCCATCTTCTGTGTCTTTTCTTTCGAGCCCAACAACCTGTGAGGTGTCGAGTCGAGCGCCTCCTGCCTTTCCACTGCAACCTTACCGCCCGCATTCTGGAATACCTGGATGCAAAGAAGAACCTCGGGAGGGTGGCATGCGTGAAGAGCCGCCCCTTTGCTAACGCGATCCTCACTCCGAGCACCCAATGAGGAGGGCATAAAGGTATACCGTTGGAATGGGTCGTCTTCCTGTTGGTTCGGGGCAGCCGCTGTCAAGCTAGAGGTGGCGTATCCCTTTCCAACCCTTCGTAAGTCCAAGTGCTATGGCCGAGTCGAATGATACAATGACTCCGCGAAAAGGTTAAAGACTGGGTCATATGCACAGAATTTTGAGTGTGATTGTCCGCCACTGTGAAGTGGCTTTTTGATCGCCTTGCTCATGAACAATTTTGTAAAAATGCCTGCGACATTTCTGCCGTCGGAAATGCGAAATTAAAGTTGAAGCAATAGTCAAGTACGGGAAAGAGCAATTGCGAGAACTTTTCAAGACCGAAAGGCTGTaatcaaacaaaacaaggcTGAGCATCACAATGAGCGTCGTTGGATTTGAGTGTGGTGGGGAGAAGTGAATTCCAAGTTGGCGGGGGACGGGTGGCGGGGACGCCTTTTCCTGCCCCTGTCACAAGCTCTCTCTAAAAATTTCCAGCGCCCAATAAAATTTTCCGAATCCGAATATCAAGAACTCACTTTCATATTGACGACGGAACCTTCCACCTCAGCCTTGTACAATACAGAGAATTCGAATAAGCCAAATCTAAAGAGGCAAATCGACATCATAACTCAAAATGGCTGCCAGACCTGACTCGGAGGACATCGCCATGGACGATGCGCCCACCTCTCACCAGCCTGAGGTTAAGGATGATACTATGGTCGATGATGCGGGCGAGGAcgtagaggaggaggaggattatgaggaggaggaggaggaggaggaggaggaggttcagAGGGTGAAACTGGTATGTCGAGTTCTCAAGTTTTGCTCAAAACTTTTAAAACTAATAAGTTTCCATCATAGCTTCCTGGGTCAACGGAAACTGCTGCCTCGTTCGAGTTTTCCAATGAGGGTCACACACTCGGCAATGCTCTCAGATATGTCATCATGAGAAAGTGAGTTGAGCTCCTAAGCTGAACTTTATGAAATTCTACTAACACAAACTGTAGTCCCGAGGTTGAATTCTGTGCTTATGCCATCCCTCATCCATCAGAAGCTAAGATGAACGTCAGAATCCAAACTTTCGGTTAGTTTTATCAGGTTTTGCATTTCTTTCCAGAATTAAGATGCTGATACCACCATCAGAAGGAACGACCGCAATCGAAGCTCTTGAGAAGGGCCTCCGGGACATTCAGGAGCTCTGCGACGTCGTCACTGACAAGTTTGTGGCGGCGGCAGACGACTttgagaaaaagaaagccGCTGCTGCATAGCTTCATTCTGCTTGATATTCTGTACCAAGGATAAACTAGGCTACTGGCGTTTTAGGCGTGCTCTGGGCTGGGACATGCATAGGTAAAGGGGACACTTTATCATGGGCGGATGTGCAAAACAGCTGCTTGTTTTTTAAGGAATTGCGGCATTGCTCTTTATATACATCAAAAACAGAGGGTGTGATAGGCACCCATTCTAGTTGCGGCCCTGTATACAACTGTGAGCATGAGTGGAAGTATCTGTGTGAGAGTATAAGAAAGCTTACCTCCAGGAAACCGGAAACGAAGTTTGAGGGTAGGATCTTCTCGCCCCTGAAGTTCTCATCCTTGAAGTAGTTCATCAAGTGTGTGGTTTGACGCCAGAAGTTCATGGTTTCCTGCAAGCCCAAATGTCAGCTGTAGTCCCCCCATACCAcagcccctcccacctccacctttCACCCAAAAGTCCCATGTATTGTTCCGCTTACTTGGTAGTCGGCATTGTTCTGCAAAAGGAGCATATCGACAACGGGGAGCTTGTTGACGAATCTGTGACGCTCGAACTCCTGTCTGATGCGGGTGCGGATGGCGGAGACGGGTTGGGGGATCGAGTACATGGTCTGGATCTCAGGCGCCTGGAGAAGTCCACCACAGTCAGAAATTGTCCCTTGCTCTACAACAACATCCATCTGCCTTGGACGTACCGCCCGAATCCATGCCCGATAGGCTGTAAGCACTCTGCTTCTCGCGTCGGCCCAATTGGCCGCTGCTCCGTTTGTCAGTCCGCTGTTTTTCTCGAACGATCTTGAAAGTAGAAGACTTACATTGCCGCGTGGTAACAGCGAATTGGGTAGGTGAGATGGCCATGGCGCCCGAGTTCGTCGTCGTTTGTTACGGTTCTGAATCGGGGGGTTTCTTGACGTTGCTGCTCTCCCACCTTGGATTGGCGGCAGCGCTCGCTCGCTGCGGAAGCTTTGACCACCTCGTTCGCTCACTTTAACgccctgctgctgagagAACCCCACTGCGTCAGAGGTGGCTTGCTTAGTCATTTACTATATCAAGCAGCCTTCTCAGCTTCGCGACTGACAACTTTCCAGCATTTCgccccaccatcaactatTACACTCCTCAACCTAAATACCACGAATaaaacatcatcactctTTTTGCGATCTTCGATAGTTTCACACTATACAACACCCCCAAATCCAACCCTCACGACCCCCCTTCCAAAAAATGCCCCCCAtccgcccctcctccaaacgcAAGCCCCCCCCCGATGGCTTCTCCGACATAGAAGAAGACCTCCTAatcttctccaacaagaTGAAAGACGCCCAAAACGCCCCCTCAGACAACATCCCCAAGCACCAAGCCCAATGGCCCATCTTCCAAATCTCTCACCAGCGCTCCCGCTACATCTACGAGCTCTACTACGAAAAGGAGGCGATATCCAAGCAGCTCTACGACTGGCTCCTCAAAAACGGTTACGCCGACGCGGCGCTCATCGCAAAATGGAAGAAGCAGGGGTATGAGAAGCTGTGCTGCCTGAGGTGCATTCAGACAAAGGAGACAAATTTTAACTCTACCTGCGTGTGCAGGGTGCCGAGGGCGCagatgaagggggaggataggGAGGTTCAGTGCGTTAGTTGTGGGTGTAGGGGTTGTGCTTCTACTGACTGAAAGCGGGAAAAGGGACGGATGGGGGAGcgatgaagggggggggaaacaaGAGGAGGATATCAGTGGGAGAATGGAAAAGGCTAACAATGGAAGGAGATAAAAGCAGATCAAACTGCGGATGGAGACCAGAGATCAGGCCGACGCAACGATAGAAAGCATTCAGCGGGGAGGATATAGCGGTTTTCTAGAGACGGGGATACTAATAAGGTTCCTATCGCACACATAGCGACATCATTCTGGGCGTTTTTGGAAAGGGATTTGAAACTGTAAGGCACCCCCACATGTACAGTGCGTTTCGTTTTGATGCTAGGGTGTTGGAAGCTCACATATCAGGCAGGAAACATCATAGCATCATAGAGGCGATCACTGGGTTGTTTAAATCATGAATATAATGAGAATCTCGATTAACTGTGTACAATATTCATCTCTCTGAGTCTCTTGTTTATCATACTTGATCCAACTGGGTATGTGACGGTGTAACCTACTCCAACCTGCCTTTGTGTTATTATGCTGAAACAGTGTCCAACTTGGAGTATAGTAAATACTATCGTTTCGCGAAACCGGCCCTTTTGCCACGGCCAAATCGTACGCCTCTTGGCACGAACTGGAGAGCCGACATGGCAGTCGAGATGTGATCCATTTCCACATCCGGCTTGCGCTCAGAACTAGCAGGTTCAACTTGCATCTCGTTATCCTCGGGTTTGGCGGCTGCTGAAACTGGCTTTTCTGTGTTGACAGGTGGCGTGCTGTCTTGgctgtgctgctgttgggatTCTGAAGAGACAGGCGCAAGACTCGGCCTCCTGTTGCCGTTGCTGTCGGTTTTCTTATCACTGCCCTCCTTGTTCTCATCAAGCAGCAGCGACCGTCGCCCATCAATACCATACCGCGTGACCCCAAAGAAGAAGTTCTTGGGGTACATGTGCTTGGCGATGAGGTGCATCTGCCTCTTTTGTGGCGTCATACAGACTTTATCGCATGTTTCTACGAAACAGGTGTACTACACGAGTGAAGTTAACGAAACAAATGGTTAGACAGTTGACACAGACCTTGTATGAGAAGTGATCGGCTGAGATGAGAGAATTGGGGTTAATGGATTGGGATATCTGGGTGTTTGGTaaggggtgaggatggggacTTACTGTGCGCTCTCCCTTGTCTCGCTTGACTTGGATGAAGACATCGTGATTTTCACTGATGTGCAAGCTGAGGagatgggaagaaggaaagtTTTTGCGGCATTCGAGGCAGCGGTTGGTGTGTTCGTTGCGGTAGTGAGATTCGTATTCTTGGTAGGATGAGAAGGTGATTGGTTCTTTGTGCGGTGGGAGGGAGCAGGGCATGGGAttgttggtcttggtggtggtgatgagggaaggATCCAACTCGGTGATTTTGGCTGCTGGCACTTGGGTGGCTGTAGGATCTGGTTCGGAAGTAGCGGGGACTTTGGTTAGAGGTTCGGATCCgttgctgatgctgaggagAACAGTAGTGAAGGCTGAGCCCGGATCACCGGGGGCCTCGTCATATTCCCTTGCGCGTTTTCCCATTGTGTTTGATGCAGCCGACAATCTAGTTGGTTTGTATTAATGACTGTCAGGACTTCTATGCAAGCAAGCCGTGTTGATTGATACCTAGATACTTTTATCGGAAGAAGCATCATGAATCCCTCGCCGAATGACGATGTCGATTAAGCTTAGGCTGGCACGGACCTTTATGGGGTCCGAGCAGTGTGGAATGGGCGATTGGCAAGTGGACTTAACACAGTGCGCCTGGCTGATTCCGTGTTGGTGATTGGCTGGCTATGTTTCTTGAAGCAATGATCCGTTTCTTCTTGAGCGGCATGGGTGTTGTGCTTGTCAGGCTTGTCCAACGTCAAATCACCAGTGGGCAGAGAGACGTTGGCGGGTCGTCTGTGAATCCCTTCGTTTTCTCGACTTTATTTTTTGCGTTTCCCTTGCGCAACTCCGAAAATCTCAACAAACGTTTGAGGTTCCAAACTTGTTGCCCTTGCCTTCCCGCACAAAACTAGACTGGCGCCACCGAGTGGCAGTCATCATATTCCGTCGTTTTTCCCCCATTCCAATGTGCTCGTCATCTGCTGTCACTCTGCCAGCCGCAAGCCGCAGCACCCCTCCTCGCAGACCCGCCAGACAGAGCCAGACAAGTTATGGATCGGTCGCAGAGGTTCGGCTCTCCCAACACCACGCATGAGCATCGCCCTTGAGCGCGAGCTCTTTTACAAACCCGAAACCCGGCCTTTTCGCCGCAAACTTTTCCCACACCATACCCCGCGATAGAGCCATCGTTGCGGCCATCCCAAGATCCCGACACCGCACAACAAACTCGCGCAACCATGGCCACGCCGGCTGCTGCGACCACCGTgggcaccaccacggccaagATACCCGAGATTGATGAGGTCTGGAAGTAAGTCGCACAGCCGCCGGAGGAGACATGGGTTTGACTTTGGTGCGAGGGCCTTGGCTTGCTAACATGGAAAACTAGGGCTGCGCAGAAACTCCGTGGTACGATTGTCAAGGAACTGGAGCAGGTACAGGGCAGAGAAGCTGCCAACGAGGTGGCTCGCTTCGAGAAAGTCGAGAAGTTGATGGAGCAGTAAGTCAAAAATTGACTTTTGTACTCACTCCTGGCTAATTTCTTCAGTTATCGCCTTGCCTGTGTTGAGGTCATCTGGCCCGACTTCCGAGTTACCAAGGAGAAGCACGTCGAGGACACTCTTTGGCAAGTTCACACATTGATCACCAAGGCCTACCGAAAGGTGCTTGGTAGGTTGAACGGCAACGACAATGCCGTACTTCGACGTAGAGTTGAGCGGTTATACGCCGCCTACTTGAAGACTGCGCAGTACTTCTACAAGGGTTGGCTGCAGAGAGTGTGCGCTCGGTATAACATCAAGGATCTTCAACGCATAGCGCGCGTTATTGGCATCGAGATGTCTGTCCCAAAGGCCCACACGGTTGACGCTGCTGCTCATAGACTGGATGAGATTGTCAGGGACTCGTGCCACAAGACGCTCATCTACCTGGGAGACCTTGCTCGATATCGCACTCTTCTTCGCAACAAGGACCGCAACTGGGATAATGCGCTGTCGTACTACTTTCTCGCGAACGACCTGGCCCCAGAGTCAGGCTATGGCCACCACCAGTGCGGCGTCATCTACGCCGAGGTTGACGATCACTTGCACATCGTTTATCACATGTACCGCGCAATGGTCTGTGACAAGCCGCATCCAAATGCTGCGCCGAACCTTGAGCGAGAGTTCCGCGAcatccagaagaagagaggcgGGGATGCCAGACAGGTCTTCATCACTTGGTTTCTGAAGCTTCAGGCCTTCTACTACCAGGGCAAAGAATTCTCTGAGCGTAAGGAACTCGAGAATGAAGTTGACCATCGTCTGGCCGTCGCCATGAAATCAGGCACACTTTTCAAATCGGACCAAGATTTGCTCAAAATCATTCTGATCAATATCACAAGCTATGCCGCTTGCGCGCAGAAGGTTCAGGGTAAGATTGTTACTTATACCCCCCAAAGAGGACACAATTAACTGTAATAGACAAATGGACTGAGGAGGGATCTCGCTCATGCCAATAtctgctccttctcaacatTCGCACTATCCACATCATCTCAAAGCTGCTCCGAGACGAGCTTAACGAGCTGGTCAAACGTCAACCAGTGGAGACCACTCTAGCGCAAGAACAGAGCAAGTTCACGCCCGTCTTCGCCCGCGTCTTGCCTTTCCTGCGCGTGTACATGGCTTGGCTATGCTTCTACAGCACTGAGCTGAAGCAGTACCAGGAGCACTTGGAGCCTCAATTTGGCGACATGTGCAAGATGCTCAGCATGGCCTTGGGTCTCCTCCTGGAGTTCGTAGCAAACGCTCAAGAGCCTGGAAAGATTGTTCCGTGGCGTTTTGCCGAAGACGAGCTCACACTCGGTGTGAACTGCCTCAACGGCCCAGAGTTGAAGGGCTGCCAGCTCTATTGCGACCCGTTTAGCAAGCAACCCAAGCCGCGACGGGATGAGTCCCCTGAGGATGAGTACTCAAACGACGACATTACTTGGAGCAGGATGCTGCACATTGCGCTCTGTGCTTTCGAGTTGGCGACTCCGGGATCCCCGTTTCCGCTCGTCACTGCTACGGCCTCTTCCAAGGACGCGGAGGGATATGCGACCGTCGTGTACCACGAAGGCCCAAAACACTTACCGCCAAGCGTCCAGAGCCCGCAACCGGCCTCCTCTGCTTCTACAACCACCGCAGCCCCTGCGCCTCCTGCAGCCGTTGCCACGCCGGCTCATGTACCTGCGGAAGTAGTAGCAGTCCCAAGCCCGTCAGACTCTGTTGAACTCTCGGAAGACCAAGAGTTCTATGGAGAGCGATTGCGCCGCGCCAGTGTCATTGCCAAGCACTCTACAAGCAAGAAAAACGCTCAGCCCGCAGCGCAAAGCGAGAGTATCTCTCACTCCGCTGAGGCCATCcgagccagccagccagcgcAGAACTCAGACTTCCTTCCTATTGAGAATCAGATCTTCAACATCCTTAATGATTTCCTTAGCCCGCCGGAGACTCGCTCTGCCCAGAAGCCCGAAACGCCAACTCGACTGGTCCCCGAGGACAGCACCTCCTACGGTATGGGTTCCTCCACGGCCAATGAGGTCTTCGGTGCCGCTTCATCGAGCCCTGGTCCAAACCCAGGTTCTGCCACGGGCAAGACCTTTCCCACGTTGCCATGGTCTTACTTTTTGGACTCGGGGGCTGGTGGGCCAGCTCAGAAGAATGGTGGAAGGAGTGCAGGATCGAATGGCTGGGACACCGCCATGTCTTCAAGACCGGCCAGCCAAGGCAGTCCAGCCCATCTTGCCGGCAGCCACGGTTTTAACAATCCACTGgcgcaccatcaacaccgctCTTCTGCTTCAGGCTCGTTCTCCAGGGACCGTGTAAACCAGCTTCAAGGCTATAGCCGTGACCCCTGGCAGCAAACTGGAAAAAGCATGGCTTCCCAAGGTAGGACTGCTTCGAATCCTCTTTCACAGCAGAACATTTGGGGCCCGTCTAGCTCGCCCTTCTCTGGATCGCACAACTTCTCTGCCAACCCGTCCAGCCTCCCTTCAGTCAACAGCCCTATGGGCTTGCCAATGAGAACTTCTGGACTTGGTTACCAGCAAAGCAACACGGCAGCTCGCTCACCTCTCTCCGGCAACCCTCTCCGTGCCTATCCAAATGGTGCGGACGGCGGCCATATCAACCCGCCTCCTGGGTTTGGTGGCAATGCTGCTGCGGCTCTGGCAGACTCGGTTtacaccacctctcccgGCGCGCATGGCCATAGTCATCAGACTTATGGGTACCAGgacgccatcaccgcccagcagcagcagatgctggcgatgatgagaggCAATGTCAACGCTGAGAACAACTGGAACGGGTTCAACACGGCTTCCAAGCCCTCGCAGACTCTGCCGCCGGGGCTTCAGAACCAGATGTATGGTGGTGCGTTTGCTTCGCAGCTGGgtaaccagcagcagcagcagcagcagcagcaggctaTACGCAAGGCGGAAAACCTTCCTAAGCGCTGAGAGATGATGTGCAATGGATTCGACTCACATTTTTTGTACGGCTTTTTGTCAACCAACCAGGCCACCCTCTTGTCCTTGTTAGGAGGACTATCCGGGCATCCTTTAACGAGTGGGGCATACCTTTGCCAGCCAGTTTGGAATCCGAATCGACTTGTTCGTCTTCGAGTTCTTCGGCCGCAACAAGCGATTGGCCGCGATGATCTCAACTTTGCATACATCCTTGCCTTTGGTCAATCTCGCAGAACTTGAGAAGCCCTattgccaccaccgccgccgaccaCAGCCATTTTGTCACGGCATCACAGCGATCAAGAAAGGGGATTTGACAGATTGTTCAACATGGCAGGTTGACGCCATGCTATTCGCCACAATATATTTATTGGCCTTTGCCTTTTGGCCCTGTGGTCTTCACCCCTGACCTGGAACGGTCTACCTATTCTACCAAATCTACCCACCCCCCGAAACCTTTCTCACAATGCTCAATATGATGATGCCTGGAGGGAGACAAGGGAAAAAGTTGATATTCTCCCAAACGCATGACAGGaaacaaaagagaagaaaatgccaaaaaaaaaaaatttcgctcacacacacacaacacacagcAACCAGATTTGCCTCCCGTTGTTGAAACCCAGATAGACTGACTCCTCTACCTTTTTTACACTTTTCCCGATGCGATTTGACCCCTCCAACGCCCTACAAGAAAaagcaaaggaaaagaagaaaaaagagttCATTCATTGAGTGATCTACTGGCGGGAGTAGGTctgcttggggaaggggtaactgggaggggggagttaGCTGAGGTCATTCTTTTGAGTGAGGAGGATTTGGTTTGGGGAAAGTAGGGCTAGGGGAATAAGGGGCAGCGGAAAGTATTCTTCAGTAGCAGCAGTAGTAGTCGTTGCGCTTTTGCTTTTGTGCTCGCAAAAATAACACAGACTGATCAACCGAACTTTTGTGTGCTCTTTTCCTTTGTGTAGGTTGTGCGATATGTAAGGGAAAGAGGGGGGAACAACTTACGAAGGACCCAACTCCTGAATGCTCAGACGGGCCAACCACTGGCCCATGTTGACAGCCTCCTCAAGGGGGTGACCATCAACAATGCCAGCGCAGAAACCGCCAGCAAaagcatcaccagcaccgtTGGTGTCGTTGATGAGCTCCTTGGCGAGCTCGTGAACAGGGTACTCcttgacctcatcctcaccctgaATGGCAACAACGGTAGGCTCGGTACCCTGAGTGATGATAGCCACACGCTTCCGCTGGGTGTTGAGCTTGGGCAGGTTGGCGAGCGCCTTGGCGATCTCCTTGACATCCGTCAAACCAAGCCCATGGCTCTCAGAGTACGCAGCCGCCTCGCCCTCATTACCAATGACATAATCCCAATACGGCGCCGAGGCATCGAGCGGCTCCTTGAAGAACTGGCAGATGAACGGGGCGGACAAGCTCAAGATGAACGGCTTGTTCTTCTCGGCCGCCTGCTTAGCCAGCTCCTGGATCGCGGGGGGGCAGACGGTGAAGTGGTACCCGCCGATGTAGTAGGCCTCTGCGTTCTCGACGAGAGCCCAGATATCTGGGCGCTTGAGGTGCTCGAGGTCGTAGTGGTTGGCGGCGCCGAGCTCGGTGACCATGGAGCGGTTGTGGCCCGTGATGACGACGCCGCAGCGGCCGGTGGGGATCTTGGGGTCTACGCGGTACTCGACCCGGAG encodes the following:
- the RPC19 gene encoding RNA polymerase subunit AC19 (COG:K; EggNog:ENOG503P58J): MAARPDSEDIAMDDAPTSHQPEVKDDTMVDDAGEDVEEEEDYEEEEEEEEEEVQRVKLLPGSTETAASFEFSNEGHTLGNALRYVIMRNPEVEFCAYAIPHPSEAKMNVRIQTFEGTTAIEALEKGLRDIQELCDVVTDKFVAAADDFEKKKAAAA
- the NdufA6 gene encoding ndufa6 NADH-ubiquinone oxidoreductase subunit (EggNog:ENOG503P2TN; COG:C) — encoded protein: MAISPTQFAVTTRQSANWADARSRVLTAYRAWIRAAPEIQTMYSIPQPVSAIRTRIRQEFERHRFVNKLPVVDMLLLQNNADYQETMNFWRQTTHLMNYFKDENFRGEKILPSNFVSGFLEGRN
- the BUD31 gene encoding Component of the SF3b subcomplex of the U2 snRNP (EggNog:ENOG503P1XY; BUSCO:EOG092652KR; COG:K); this translates as MPPIRPSSKRKPPPDGFSDIEEDLLIFSNKMKDAQNAPSDNIPKHQAQWPIFQISHQRSRYIYELYYEKEAISKQLYDWLLKNGYADAALIAKWKKQGYEKLCCLRCIQTKETNFNSTCVCRVPRAQMKGEDREVQCVSCGCRGCASTD
- a CDS encoding hypothetical protein (COG:U; EggNog:ENOG503P230) encodes the protein MGKRAREYDEAPGDPGSAFTTVLLSISNGSEPLTKVPATSEPDPTATQVPAAKITELDPSLITTTKTNNPMPCSLPPHKEPITFSSYQEYESHYRNEHTNRCLECRKNFPSSHLLSLHISENHDVFIQVKRDKGERTYTCFVETCDKVCMTPQKRQMHLIAKHMYPKNFFFGVTRYGIDGRRSLLLDENKEGSDKKTDSNGNRRPSLAPVSSESQQQHSQDSTPPVNTEKPVSAAAKPEDNEMQVEPASSERKPDVEMDHISTAMSALQFVPRGVRFGRGKRAGFAKR
- a CDS encoding hypothetical protein (EggNog:ENOG503NX8Y; COG:A) — protein: MATPAAATTVGTTTAKIPEIDEVWKAAQKLRGTIVKELEQVQGREAANEVARFEKVEKLMEHYRLACVEVIWPDFRVTKEKHVEDTLWQVHTLITKAYRKVLGRLNGNDNAVLRRRVERLYAAYLKTAQYFYKGWLQRVCARYNIKDLQRIARVIGIEMSVPKAHTVDAAAHRLDEIVRDSCHKTLIYLGDLARYRTLLRNKDRNWDNALSYYFLANDLAPESGYGHHQCGVIYAEVDDHLHIVYHMYRAMVCDKPHPNAAPNLEREFRDIQKKRGGDARQVFITWFLKLQAFYYQGKEFSERKELENEVDHRLAVAMKSGTLFKSDQDLLKIILINITSYAACAQKVQDKWTEEGSRSCQYLLLLNIRTIHIISKLLRDELNELVKRQPVETTLAQEQSKFTPVFARVLPFLRVYMAWLCFYSTELKQYQEHLEPQFGDMCKMLSMALGLLLEFVANAQEPGKIVPWRFAEDELTLGVNCLNGPELKGCQLYCDPFSKQPKPRRDESPEDEYSNDDITWSRMLHIALCAFELATPGSPFPLVTATASSKDAEGYATVVYHEGPKHLPPSVQSPQPASSASTTTAAPAPPAAVATPAHVPAEVVAVPSPSDSVELSEDQEFYGERLRRASVIAKHSTSKKNAQPAAQSESISHSAEAIRASQPAQNSDFLPIENQIFNILNDFLSPPETRSAQKPETPTRLVPEDSTSYGMGSSTANEVFGAASSSPGPNPGSATGKTFPTLPWSYFLDSGAGGPAQKNGGRSAGSNGWDTAMSSRPASQGSPAHLAGSHGFNNPLAHHQHRSSASGSFSRDRVNQLQGYSRDPWQQTGKSMASQGRTASNPLSQQNIWGPSSSPFSGSHNFSANPSSLPSVNSPMGLPMRTSGLGYQQSNTAARSPLSGNPLRAYPNGADGGHINPPPGFGGNAAAALADSVYTTSPGAHGHSHQTYGYQDAITAQQQQMLAMMRGNVNAENNWNGFNTASKPSQTLPPGLQNQMYGGAFASQLGNQQQQQQQQQAIRKAENLPKR
- the ADO1 gene encoding adenosine kinase (BUSCO:EOG09263HYJ; COG:G; EggNog:ENOG503NUDP), encoding MAATKDYRLLCLENPLLDIQAFGDEALLEKYGLKPNDAILAEEKHLPIYEDLLNNYDAKLIAGGAAQNTARGAQYILPPNSVVYLGGAGDDKYAAILRDAVKQVGLRVEYRVDPKIPTGRCGVVITGHNRSMVTELGAANHYDLEHLKRPDIWALVENAEAYYIGGYHFTVCPPAIQELAKQAAEKNKPFILSLSAPFICQFFKEPLDASAPYWDYVIGNEGEAAAYSESHGLGLTDVKEIAKALANLPKLNTQRKRVAIITQGTEPTVVAIQGEDEVKEYPVHELAKELINDTNGAGDAFAGGFCAGIVDGHPLEEAVNMGQWLARLSIQELGPSYPFPKQTYSRQ